One Echeneis naucrates chromosome 1, fEcheNa1.1, whole genome shotgun sequence DNA segment encodes these proteins:
- the LOC115038934 gene encoding myelin and lymphocyte protein-like has translation MASNTATMGNLPRGVGICTTIPDILYVPELIFGGLVWILVACTLVVPANPQGWVMFVSVFCFVVTFIWMVVFACGGHYNKSSWAAADFIYHGIAAFFYLSASVALAKVTLDMKDGTNFQNYQLDISAVVFSYVATLLYFVHTILSAIRWKSF, from the exons ATGGCCTCCAACACCGCCACCATGGGGAACCTCCCCAGGGGGGTCGGGATCTGCACCACCATCCCAGACATCCTCTACGTGCCGGAGCTG ATCTTCGGAGGTCTGGTCTGGATCCTGGTGGCCTGCACCCTGGTGGTGCCGGCGAACCCTCAGGGCTGGGTCATGTTCGTGTCCGTCTTCTGCTTCGTGGTGACCTTCATCTGGATGGTGGTGTTCGCCTGTGGGGGGCATTACAACAAGAGCAGCTGGGCAGCAGCA GACTTCATCTATCACGGCATCGCCGCCTTCTTCTACCTCAGCGCTTCAGTGGCTTTGGCCAAAGTGACTCTGGACATGAAGGATGGGACCAACTTCCAGAACTACCAGCTGGACATCTCCGCAGTG GTCTTCTCGTACGTGGCGACTCTCCTCTACTTCGTCCACACCATCCTCTCCGCCATCCGATGGAAATCTTTTTAG
- the pgap4 gene encoding post-GPI attachment to proteins factor 4, protein MPRWRAFFGQQLRWSKPVAQGLVLSVLTFCVVLPLCCHHLLYSYFFIKSVYLDSMSEEVLQESLARGQDALRFWHSASMAAAAASSRFSKISQDPELLVTVVTARRSEGRDFHYLLQVMRQLSALLGGCGERRCAEVLVCDVENGPLANEDAKLLEAHFRVVRRSPQEQQANQERVNTFEKEKRDYVFCLRRGWELVRPKNVVVLEDDALPRQDFFTVVKDLLSRRFSFRTLYIKLYHPERLQRYWNPEPYRILEWVGLGLVGATALLLTVPHWKLCSFSFSLSAGHLLFFTLYFMAAAELLGRHYLLELRRLSPQLYAVSPATECCTPAMLYPGNASMRVAEYLDGSFCVKGNAKDMVLYQMARSVPGEQAHSVEPNLITHIGAYSSVRPNPFRPKLL, encoded by the coding sequence ATGCCTCGGTGGAGAGCGTTCTTCGGTCAGCAGCTGAGATGGTCCAAACCCGTCGCCCAAGGCCTGGTCCTGTCCGTGCTCACGTTCTGCGTCGTTCTCCCTCTGTGCTGCCATCACCTGCTCTACTCCTACTTCTTCATCAAGTCCGTGTACCTGGACTCCATGAGTGAGGAGGTCCTGCAGGAGAGTCTGGCCCGGGGTCAGGACGCCCTGCGGTTCTGGCACAGCGCTTCCATGGCGGCGGCAGCAGCGTCCTCCAGGTTCAGCAAGATATCCCAGGATCCGGAGCTGCTGGTTACCGTGGTAACTGCCAGGCGCAGCGAGGGCCGGGACTTCCACTACCTGCTCCAGGTGATGCGGCAGCTGAGCGCCCTTTTGGGCGGCTGCGGGGAGCGGCGGTGCGCAGAGGTGCTGGTCTGCGACGTGGAAAACGGGCCTCTGGCCAACGAGGACGCCAAACTGCTGGAGGCCCACTTCAGGGTGGTCCGGCGCTCCCCCCAGGAGCAGCAGGCCAACCAGGAGCGAGTTAACACCTTcgagaaggagaagagggatTATGTGTTCTGTCTGCGCAGAGGGTGGGAGCTGGTGAGGCCGAAGAACGTGGTTGTCCTGGAGGACGACGCTCTGCCCCGACAGGATTTCTTCACCGTGGTCAAAGACCTTTTGTCACGGCGGTTCTCCTTCCGGACGCTCTACATCAAGCTGTATCACCCCGAAAGGCTGCAGCGCTACTGGAACCCGGAGCCGTACCGCATCCTGGAGTGGGTCGGCCTCGGCCTGGTGGGAGCGACGGCGCTCCTGCTCACCGTTCCTCACTGGAAGCtctgctcgttctccttctcGCTGTCGGCCGGccacctcctcttcttcaccctCTACTTCATGGCTGCCGCAGAGCTCCTGGGCCGCCACTACCTTCTGGAGCTGCGGAGGCTTTCCCCGCAGCTCTACGCCGTCTCGCCGGCCACCGAGTGCTGCACCCCGGCCATGCTGTATCCTGGGAACGCCTCCATGAGAGTGGCCGAGTACCTGGACGGCTCCTTCTGCGTCAAGGGCAACGCCAAAGACATGGTGCTGTACCAAATGGCGAGGTCTGTCCCCGGGGAGCAAGCGCACAGCGTGGAGCCCAACCTCATCACCCACATCGGGGCCTATTCCTCCGTCAGGCCCAACCCCTTCAGGCCCAAACTCCTCTGA